A genomic stretch from Alteribacter keqinensis includes:
- a CDS encoding Fur-regulated basic protein FbpA — MASVEKDHIISECLALGIYKFTDGRQLYEVAVDELIDLLSEYGITKFHSPRAT, encoded by the coding sequence TTGGCAAGCGTAGAGAAAGACCATATCATCAGTGAGTGCCTTGCCCTTGGGATCTATAAGTTTACGGATGGACGTCAGCTTTACGAGGTCGCTGTAGATGAACTAATTGACTTACTAAGCGAATACGGAATCACAAAATTCCATTCACCCCGTGCTACATAA
- a CDS encoding GbsR/MarR family transcriptional regulator, giving the protein MVSQNSYEKDTKKLETARNRFISEVAKNIPLYNITPSAGRLYGTIFFSERPMTLDEMSKEMEMSKTSMSMNIRALLQADMVEQVWEKGVRKDLYKTEDDWYKSFSNVFVTRWSDATEKNKLAISDTKKLLKDLAEESRHDEIKERICWDLQKLESAEKYYEWLSEVVDLFETGEIFSIVPKK; this is encoded by the coding sequence ATGGTCAGCCAGAACAGCTACGAGAAGGACACAAAAAAATTAGAAACGGCTCGAAATCGTTTTATCAGTGAAGTGGCTAAGAATATTCCCTTGTACAATATAACGCCTTCAGCTGGAAGACTCTATGGAACGATATTCTTTTCAGAACGTCCTATGACGCTTGATGAGATGAGTAAGGAAATGGAGATGAGCAAGACGAGCATGTCCATGAACATCCGTGCCCTTCTCCAGGCAGACATGGTGGAGCAAGTGTGGGAAAAAGGGGTAAGGAAAGATCTTTATAAAACCGAAGATGACTGGTATAAATCCTTTTCCAATGTTTTTGTCACGCGCTGGAGTGACGCTACTGAAAAAAACAAGCTCGCCATTTCCGATACAAAAAAATTGCTGAAAGACCTTGCAGAAGAATCCCGACATGATGAAATAAAAGAACGGATCTGCTGGGACCTTCAGAAGTTGGAAAGTGCGGAAAAGTACTATGAGTGGCTTTCAGAAGTCGTGGATTTATTTGAAACAGGTGAGATTTTTTCAATCGTTCCAAAAAAATAA
- a CDS encoding SDR family oxidoreductase: MRFRDMTVVVTGAGNGIGRAVAIGFGKEGANVVLADLDETGGDETVRVIRETGGEGSFVKTDVRLEEDVVSLMKQAVDKYGSIDVLINNAGKSVFRSPLDLAVDEWDDVINTNLRSVFLCTREAAKVMQENGQGGSVVNIASTRAAMSEPGSEAYAASKGGIVSLTHAFAASLSESFIKVNAISPGWIHTGDCEELRDIDHNQHLSKRVGRPEDIVRACIYLTDPENGFINGENLTVDGGMTRKMLYEH; encoded by the coding sequence ATGAGGTTTCGGGATATGACTGTCGTTGTGACAGGTGCAGGAAACGGCATTGGCCGCGCGGTTGCAATTGGCTTTGGAAAAGAAGGAGCGAATGTTGTTTTGGCAGATTTGGATGAGACCGGCGGCGACGAGACGGTCAGGGTCATTCGTGAAACAGGAGGAGAGGGAAGTTTTGTAAAAACAGATGTTCGTCTTGAAGAAGATGTCGTATCTTTAATGAAACAGGCTGTGGATAAGTACGGAAGCATTGATGTATTGATAAACAATGCCGGAAAGTCCGTATTCCGTTCCCCTCTTGATCTTGCTGTGGATGAGTGGGATGATGTGATTAATACAAATTTGCGCAGTGTTTTTCTTTGTACGCGTGAAGCTGCAAAGGTGATGCAGGAAAACGGGCAGGGGGGCAGTGTGGTTAATATTGCCTCAACCCGTGCTGCAATGAGTGAGCCCGGCTCTGAAGCATATGCTGCTTCCAAAGGTGGGATTGTATCCTTAACTCATGCTTTTGCAGCTTCGTTATCGGAAAGCTTCATTAAGGTCAATGCGATATCCCCGGGATGGATCCATACAGGTGACTGTGAAGAGTTACGTGATATTGATCACAATCAGCATCTTTCTAAGAGAGTAGGAAGACCTGAAGACATCGTTCGTGCCTGTATTTATTTAACAGATCCTGAAAATGGATTTATTAATGGGGAAAACCTGACTGTAGATGGAGGAATGACAAGAAAAATGTTGTACGAGCATTAA
- a CDS encoding glycine betaine ABC transporter substrate-binding protein, whose protein sequence is MKLKKYGIVAGMSLALVAAGCGTDEEDPGTETGADEESSEESTNYGEELDYTITGIEPGAGIMSAAEEAVEAYELEDWDISASSSAAMTQALGTAYENEEPVIVTGWTPHWKFAAYDLKYLEDPEGIFGEAEDIHTFAREGLEEEKPEAYTVLENFHWTEEDMGEIMMAINEGQNEAEAAAEWVENNQDKVSEWTEGVSSVEDEEIELIFVAWDSEIASTNMIGKVLEDIGYDVTMTPTEAPYMFQAVATGEADAMVAAWLPLTHAHLLDDYEDDMVDLGVNLEGARTGLVVPEYMDIDSIEDLK, encoded by the coding sequence ATGAAACTTAAAAAATACGGAATCGTTGCAGGTATGTCACTTGCACTTGTTGCGGCAGGATGCGGCACAGATGAAGAAGACCCAGGTACAGAAACCGGTGCAGATGAAGAGAGCTCAGAAGAGAGCACGAACTATGGTGAAGAATTAGACTACACCATTACAGGTATTGAGCCTGGAGCCGGTATCATGTCTGCAGCTGAGGAAGCTGTTGAAGCCTATGAACTTGAAGACTGGGATATTTCTGCAAGTTCAAGTGCCGCTATGACACAGGCGCTGGGAACAGCTTACGAAAATGAAGAACCTGTAATCGTTACAGGCTGGACTCCTCACTGGAAGTTCGCTGCCTATGACTTGAAATATCTCGAAGACCCGGAAGGTATTTTCGGTGAAGCGGAAGATATCCACACATTCGCACGTGAAGGCTTGGAAGAAGAGAAGCCTGAAGCTTACACAGTCCTTGAAAACTTCCACTGGACTGAAGAAGACATGGGTGAAATCATGATGGCCATTAATGAAGGACAGAACGAAGCCGAAGCTGCTGCTGAGTGGGTTGAAAATAACCAGGATAAAGTATCAGAGTGGACAGAGGGTGTAAGCTCTGTCGAAGATGAAGAAATCGAGCTGATTTTTGTGGCATGGGATTCAGAGATCGCTTCTACTAACATGATCGGTAAAGTCCTTGAAGATATCGGATATGATGTAACAATGACTCCGACAGAAGCACCATACATGTTCCAGGCTGTTGCTACAGGAGAAGCTGACGCAATGGTCGCTGCATGGCTGCCATTAACACATGCTCACCTTCTTGATGATTACGAAGATGATATGGTTGACCTTGGTGTTAACCTTGAAGGTGCACGTACCGGTCTTGTTGTCCCTGAATACATGGACATTGACTCGATTGAAGATCTTAAGTAA
- a CDS encoding ABC transporter permease, with the protein MNLIPRIPVGEWIEAFVEWLRNAEFILGSLRSVINFIATDIFLVAFDVIPPLLFIVILTGVAAFLVRKEKNYGLPLLVLFGLLFIENLEYWDDLLITLSLVMTATLISVVIGVPLGVWMAKSNMVQRIFTPLLDFMQTMPAFVYLIPAVAFFGIGIVPGVVASVIFAMPPTVRLTNLGIRQVPVEMIEASDSFGSTPNQKLFKVQLPMAKTTMMAGVNQTIMLALSMVVIAAMIGTDGIGRQVYYAVGRNDIAMGFEAGICLVILAIILDRLTQTLNKKAS; encoded by the coding sequence ATGAATCTGATTCCTAGAATTCCGGTAGGCGAATGGATTGAAGCATTTGTGGAGTGGTTAAGGAATGCGGAGTTTATCCTCGGGTCACTTCGCAGTGTAATCAATTTTATCGCCACAGACATTTTTCTGGTTGCATTTGACGTCATCCCTCCCCTTCTGTTTATCGTTATTTTAACGGGAGTGGCAGCATTTCTCGTCCGCAAAGAGAAGAACTACGGCTTACCTCTGCTTGTCCTTTTTGGATTACTCTTTATCGAGAACCTGGAGTATTGGGATGATTTATTAATTACCCTTTCCCTTGTCATGACGGCAACCTTAATTTCAGTCGTCATTGGCGTACCGCTTGGAGTCTGGATGGCGAAAAGTAATATGGTTCAAAGAATCTTCACCCCATTACTTGATTTCATGCAGACAATGCCGGCTTTTGTTTATTTAATTCCGGCAGTTGCCTTTTTCGGCATCGGTATCGTTCCAGGTGTTGTGGCCTCAGTTATTTTCGCCATGCCGCCAACGGTCAGATTAACCAACCTGGGTATCCGTCAGGTACCAGTTGAAATGATCGAGGCTTCCGATTCCTTTGGTTCTACACCGAATCAAAAGCTGTTCAAAGTACAGCTTCCAATGGCAAAAACAACGATGATGGCCGGGGTAAACCAGACGATTATGCTCGCTTTATCCATGGTTGTTATCGCTGCGATGATCGGTACTGACGGCATTGGAAGACAAGTGTATTATGCTGTCGGCAGAAACGATATCGCCATGGGCTTTGAAGCGGGGATCTGTCTCGTTATCCTGGCAATTATCCTTGACCGCCTGACACAAACCCTGAACAAAAAAGCATCATAA
- a CDS encoding STAS domain-containing protein translates to MTNQTKAVEVVGSPFNWDHGKGTFTFEGDQAVLFWLNSAFKTFLDTMEEVSGEDAANVVLETTGYRMGIIVGEYFFKTSDRPAEALNALPDIYAAAGWGRFEVTHLNEEAHTAVIRITDSWEYRINKIQGKKQCGRFFPGHFAGLFTGIFDTNVWYEVKSSQIEGDNYCEFSFFPSDITVKENIHELSRRNEQNEIDKLENLVKVRTEELSQTIKDISSPIIPVLDQVVVIPLLGKYDKFRSKELLEKTTEEISSYSVSYLLLDLTGLHEDIDEYGVSMIQQLVSATYLLGIETVLVGISPLLSMKMSNLNYEFTGVKCFSNLQHGITYALRCEGLSIC, encoded by the coding sequence ATGACAAATCAAACAAAAGCAGTAGAGGTTGTTGGTTCACCATTCAACTGGGATCATGGAAAAGGAACTTTTACGTTCGAAGGGGATCAGGCCGTTTTATTCTGGCTTAACTCGGCTTTTAAAACCTTTTTGGATACGATGGAGGAAGTGTCCGGAGAGGATGCGGCAAATGTGGTTTTGGAAACGACAGGTTACCGGATGGGGATTATTGTGGGAGAATACTTCTTTAAGACGAGCGATCGGCCGGCAGAAGCATTGAATGCTCTTCCTGATATTTATGCTGCAGCAGGCTGGGGGCGCTTTGAAGTTACACATTTGAACGAGGAAGCACATACCGCTGTTATTCGTATTACCGACAGCTGGGAATACAGGATCAATAAAATTCAGGGTAAAAAACAGTGCGGTCGATTTTTCCCTGGTCACTTTGCTGGGCTTTTTACAGGAATATTTGATACAAACGTCTGGTACGAGGTCAAAAGCAGCCAGATAGAGGGAGATAACTACTGTGAATTTTCGTTTTTTCCTTCTGACATTACAGTAAAAGAGAATATTCACGAGCTTTCCCGCAGAAATGAACAAAATGAAATAGATAAATTGGAGAACCTTGTTAAGGTCAGAACCGAAGAGCTTTCTCAGACGATCAAAGACATTTCTTCACCAATTATCCCTGTGCTTGACCAGGTGGTCGTGATTCCGCTGCTTGGAAAGTATGATAAGTTCCGCTCAAAAGAACTTCTTGAAAAAACAACGGAGGAAATTTCCAGTTATTCTGTCAGCTACCTGCTCCTTGATTTAACGGGACTGCATGAAGATATTGATGAGTACGGGGTTTCCATGATCCAGCAGCTTGTTTCGGCTACGTACCTGCTGGGTATTGAGACGGTGCTTGTAGGGATTTCCCCATTACTGAGTATGAAAATGAGTAACCTCAATTATGAGTTTACAGGGGTGAAGTGTTTTAGCAACCTTCAGCATGGCATAACCTATGCTCTGCGCTGTGAAGGACTAAGTATTTGCTGA
- the galU gene encoding UTP--glucose-1-phosphate uridylyltransferase GalU, whose product MKIRKAIIPAAGMGTRFLPATKAQPKEMLPIVDKPAIQYIVEEAVHSGIEDIIIVTGRGKRAIEDHFDKSYELEETLGKSGKFDVLEEVQSISSMANIFYIRQKEPLGLGHAIGCASHFIGNEPFAVLLGDDIVSSETPCLRQLIDVYNRYQSSVVGVQEVYGSDISKYGVIAPKTSDIEPGIIHVDNLVEKPDAEEAPSNLAIMGRYILRPEIFDIIQTIKPGAGGEIQLTDAIRRLNETQAVLACTFKGDRYDVGDKSGFIKANVDFALKREELRDEIIQYLANLKH is encoded by the coding sequence ATGAAAATACGTAAGGCAATTATTCCCGCAGCGGGGATGGGAACGCGTTTTTTACCGGCAACAAAGGCACAGCCTAAGGAAATGCTCCCGATTGTGGATAAGCCTGCGATCCAATACATTGTGGAAGAAGCCGTTCACTCTGGTATAGAAGACATTATTATCGTCACGGGTCGCGGGAAAAGGGCAATTGAGGATCATTTCGATAAGTCATATGAGCTGGAAGAGACACTTGGAAAGAGTGGGAAATTTGACGTTTTAGAAGAAGTTCAGTCAATAAGCAGTATGGCAAATATTTTTTATATCCGTCAAAAGGAACCGCTCGGGCTTGGTCATGCAATCGGATGTGCCAGTCACTTTATCGGTAATGAGCCTTTTGCTGTTCTTCTTGGTGACGATATTGTGAGTAGTGAAACACCATGCCTGAGGCAGCTGATCGATGTTTATAACCGCTATCAGTCTTCTGTTGTAGGGGTTCAGGAAGTTTACGGATCAGATATTTCAAAGTATGGTGTCATAGCACCTAAAACAAGCGATATAGAACCTGGAATTATTCATGTGGATAACCTTGTGGAGAAGCCTGACGCTGAGGAGGCACCTTCTAATCTTGCCATTATGGGCCGGTACATTTTACGCCCTGAAATTTTTGACATTATTCAGACAATCAAGCCTGGTGCAGGCGGGGAGATACAGCTTACTGACGCGATCAGGCGGCTGAATGAAACACAGGCAGTTCTTGCCTGTACGTTTAAAGGTGACCGGTACGATGTGGGGGATAAATCAGGCTTTATTAAAGCAAATGTTGATTTTGCCCTGAAACGTGAAGAATTACGTGATGAAATTATTCAATACCTTGCTAATCTGAAACACTAA
- the secY gene encoding preprotein translocase subunit SecY, whose translation MFDSFRNIFRVGDLRNKIIFTLLMLIVFRIGAHIPAPGVNASVIDFEGMAAFGFLNTFGGGALENFSIFATGIMPYITASIIVQLLRMDVVPKFAEWSKEGESGRKKLAQVTRYGTVGIAFLQALGMSIGFNNLMPGLVPNPSVVTYLLIATVLTAGTAFLMWLGEQITLKGVGNGISLLIFAGIAAAIPGGVNQLYATYIQGAGEQLFLNLVIIGLLALAVLVIVVGVIFVQQALRKIPVQYAKKMAAGGRPTGGQSTHLPLKVNGAGVIPVIFAMSLFIFPPTIANFFDQSNPVANWVVQNFDQTKPVGLIVFASLIIAFTYFYTFVQVNPEQMADNLRRQSGYIPGIRPGKATQTHITKVLYRLTFVGALFLATVSVIPVFFTIGMGLPATVQIGGTGLLIVVGVALDTMKRIESQLIDRKYTGFLKKTS comes from the coding sequence ATGTTTGATTCGTTTCGTAACATTTTTCGTGTAGGGGATTTGCGTAACAAGATTATATTCACATTGTTGATGTTAATCGTGTTCCGTATAGGTGCTCATATTCCAGCACCTGGAGTGAATGCAAGTGTTATTGACTTTGAGGGAATGGCTGCCTTTGGTTTTCTAAATACGTTCGGGGGCGGCGCACTGGAGAATTTCTCCATTTTTGCAACAGGTATTATGCCATACATTACTGCATCCATTATCGTACAATTACTCCGTATGGACGTTGTTCCGAAGTTTGCTGAATGGTCAAAAGAAGGGGAGTCCGGACGTAAAAAGCTGGCGCAGGTTACGCGCTACGGAACGGTCGGAATTGCCTTTTTACAGGCACTCGGAATGTCGATCGGTTTTAATAACTTAATGCCGGGCCTTGTGCCGAATCCATCGGTTGTTACATATCTTCTGATTGCAACGGTGCTGACTGCCGGTACAGCTTTCTTAATGTGGCTCGGAGAGCAGATCACATTAAAAGGCGTCGGAAATGGAATTTCACTTTTAATCTTTGCAGGTATCGCAGCTGCGATTCCGGGGGGGGTTAACCAGTTGTATGCCACCTATATTCAGGGAGCCGGTGAACAGCTTTTCTTAAATCTTGTTATTATCGGTTTGCTTGCTTTGGCAGTGCTGGTAATTGTAGTAGGAGTGATTTTCGTTCAGCAGGCGCTGCGTAAAATTCCGGTTCAATATGCGAAAAAGATGGCGGCTGGCGGCCGTCCGACTGGCGGTCAGTCAACGCACCTGCCGTTGAAAGTTAATGGTGCAGGGGTTATTCCGGTTATTTTTGCCATGTCCCTGTTCATCTTCCCGCCAACGATTGCAAACTTTTTTGATCAGTCCAATCCGGTGGCAAACTGGGTTGTCCAGAACTTTGATCAGACGAAGCCCGTTGGCCTGATCGTATTTGCTTCATTAATTATTGCCTTTACGTACTTCTACACGTTCGTTCAGGTTAACCCTGAACAGATGGCAGACAACCTGCGCCGTCAGAGTGGTTATATCCCTGGGATCAGGCCGGGGAAAGCAACACAGACGCACATTACGAAAGTGCTCTACCGTCTCACGTTTGTGGGGGCGCTGTTCCTTGCGACAGTCTCTGTTATTCCGGTCTTCTTTACGATCGGTATGGGACTTCCTGCTACCGTACAAATCGGCGGTACCGGTCTTCTCATCGTAGTAGGTGTTGCCCTTGATACAATGAAGCGGATCGAGAGTCAGCTTATTGACCGCAAATACACAGGTTTCTTAAAGAAAACATCGTAA
- the proV gene encoding glycine betaine/L-proline ABC transporter ATP-binding protein ProV has translation MAKIKVQSLTKVFGKRPKQAVKLINKEKSKDDILKETGMTVGVNQASFEVEEGEIFVIMGLSGSGKSTLVRLLNRLIDPTDGNVWVDGEDLAKISDKELREVRRKKMSMVFQKFGLFPFRSIQENVEYGLEVQGVEKSKRSAKASSSLELVGLKGYEDKYPDELSGGMQQRVGLARALANDPDILLMDEAFSALDPLIRKDMQDELLELQEKMEKTIVFITHDLDEALRIGDRITIMKDGSIVQVGTPEDILTNPADDYVKRFVEDVDRSKVFTAENIMVRPETVNVEKDGPRVALQRMRDTNISSIYVTKRNKQLSGIVHVDEVSQAVKNKHTDLTPYIHKDVPTVTPDTPLHDLFDLSSTSRVPIAVVDEERKLKGIIIRSKVLAALSGNEVTTNESDS, from the coding sequence ATGGCAAAAATAAAAGTTCAATCATTAACAAAAGTTTTTGGTAAACGTCCAAAACAGGCTGTAAAACTTATAAACAAGGAAAAGTCAAAAGACGACATCCTAAAAGAAACAGGAATGACTGTAGGTGTCAATCAAGCCTCTTTTGAAGTGGAAGAGGGAGAAATATTCGTCATTATGGGACTCTCCGGAAGTGGAAAATCCACACTGGTCCGGTTACTGAACCGTTTAATTGATCCTACTGACGGAAATGTCTGGGTTGACGGGGAAGACCTTGCCAAAATCAGTGACAAAGAACTACGGGAAGTACGGCGAAAGAAAATGAGCATGGTCTTTCAAAAGTTCGGACTTTTCCCATTTCGCTCGATCCAGGAAAACGTTGAATACGGTCTTGAGGTTCAAGGAGTAGAGAAAAGCAAGCGTTCCGCTAAAGCCAGCTCTTCTCTCGAACTGGTCGGTTTAAAAGGATATGAAGACAAATACCCGGATGAACTCTCCGGCGGGATGCAGCAGCGTGTCGGTCTTGCCCGTGCACTTGCAAATGACCCTGACATCCTCCTTATGGATGAAGCTTTCTCGGCTCTCGATCCTCTCATCCGAAAAGACATGCAGGATGAACTGCTTGAACTGCAGGAAAAGATGGAAAAGACCATTGTGTTCATTACACATGATTTAGATGAAGCGCTGCGGATCGGTGACCGGATAACGATTATGAAGGATGGCTCCATTGTTCAAGTCGGAACACCTGAAGACATTCTCACAAACCCGGCAGATGACTACGTTAAACGATTTGTAGAAGATGTAGACCGTTCCAAGGTATTCACAGCCGAAAACATTATGGTCAGACCGGAAACGGTTAATGTTGAGAAGGATGGCCCCCGCGTCGCTCTGCAGCGCATGAGAGATACGAATATCTCAAGTATTTATGTTACGAAAAGGAACAAACAGCTGAGCGGGATTGTTCATGTTGATGAAGTATCCCAGGCTGTTAAAAACAAACATACTGATTTAACGCCATACATACATAAAGACGTTCCGACAGTAACACCTGATACACCTTTGCATGACTTGTTTGACCTCTCGTCGACTTCCCGGGTGCCAATTGCAGTCGTAGATGAAGAGCGTAAACTGAAAGGCATTATTATCAGAAGTAAAGTATTGGCTGCCCTGTCTGGAAATGAGGTGACGACAAATGAATCTGATTCCTAG